One genomic segment of Candidatus Abyssobacteria bacterium SURF_5 includes these proteins:
- a CDS encoding transcriptional regulator, with translation MRARILKMLEEHELCVCQIIAVIGLKQPTISKHLSILKKAGLVESRRNGTWMFYSLSRKRRTDYDQVQLALLRNWLNDDRLIEADRTRLAKVLKIDPHELCKA, from the coding sequence CTGCGCGCGCGCATCCTTAAGATGCTCGAGGAACACGAACTGTGCGTCTGCCAGATCATCGCGGTCATCGGACTGAAGCAGCCAACGATCTCGAAACACCTTTCAATCCTCAAGAAGGCCGGGCTGGTCGAATCGAGGCGCAACGGAACGTGGATGTTCTACAGTCTCTCACGAAAGAGACGGACCGATTACGACCAGGTCCAATTGGCCCTGTTGCGCAACTGGCTGAATGACGACCGCCTGATCGAAGCCGACCGCACTCGATTGGCAAAGGTGCTGAAAATCGATCCTCATGAACT